Proteins co-encoded in one Calorimonas adulescens genomic window:
- a CDS encoding PTS sugar transporter subunit IIB, with amino-acid sequence MSIHAVILCSWGATSSSLAKKVSDEAKKQGLDIVVDAGGTGEFKKNAEKYDVALLEPQVRHLKKEIEGIASKYNIPVDVVDMQAFAVMDGKKILDQIINLANKKGSAQ; translated from the coding sequence ATGTCAATACATGCTGTGATTTTATGCAGCTGGGGAGCAACATCCAGCTCTCTTGCTAAGAAGGTTTCTGATGAAGCTAAAAAACAAGGGCTCGATATTGTTGTTGATGCCGGTGGTACAGGTGAGTTTAAGAAGAACGCAGAAAAATATGATGTGGCATTACTGGAGCCTCAGGTTAGACACTTGAAAAAGGAGATTGAGGGTATAGCCAGCAAATACAATATACCCGTCGATGTAGTGGATATGCAGGCTTTTGCAGTGATGGACGGTAAGAAGATACTGGATCAAATAATCAACCTTGCAAATAAAAAGGGTAGTGCCCAGTGA
- a CDS encoding cyclase family protein — protein sequence MRIWQGMPVYPGDPHFNLKWLNNTTDKFEYILSMFAIGSHCGTHVDSPKHFIKDGQPVNELGIDKLCGKAKLFYIENTEVIRPKDLYEFEIEKGDILIIKTDNSEYIHREKLIDHFTHLTREAAEYLRDKGIKAFGFDYITVDINDDFPVHKVFLGAGIPIVEGLDLYLVEPGEYFFVGLPLKIEGAEASPIRAVLIKE from the coding sequence ATGAGGATATGGCAGGGTATGCCTGTATATCCGGGAGACCCTCACTTTAATTTAAAGTGGCTCAATAATACGACAGATAAGTTTGAATATATTCTCTCCATGTTTGCTATAGGTTCTCACTGTGGCACACATGTGGATTCTCCAAAACACTTCATAAAAGACGGTCAACCTGTAAATGAGCTTGGTATAGACAAACTTTGCGGAAAAGCAAAGCTGTTTTATATTGAGAATACTGAAGTCATAAGACCTAAAGACCTCTATGAGTTTGAAATAGAGAAAGGGGATATTCTAATAATTAAGACTGATAACTCGGAGTATATTCATAGAGAAAAACTTATAGACCACTTTACACATTTGACAAGAGAGGCAGCGGAGTATTTGAGAGATAAGGGAATAAAAGCCTTTGGGTTTGACTATATAACAGTTGATATAAATGACGATTTCCCTGTACACAAGGTGTTTCTTGGTGCTGGCATTCCAATAGTGGAAGGACTTGACCTGTATTTAGTGGAACCTGGTGAATATTTCTTTGTTGGACTTCCTCTAAAAATAGAAGGGGCTGAGGCAAGCCCCATAAGGGCAGTATTGATAAAAGAATAG
- a CDS encoding MazG-like family protein, with protein sequence MKNSDYKVLSLPKLNNLTPSIESTALKLMEEAGELAQAIGKFRGLNGERVDMSEKEVIDRISTELLDVAQVAVSMMFVMEETYGINIEEKLEEHIDKLKRKGYIK encoded by the coding sequence ATGAAAAATAGTGATTACAAGGTATTAAGTTTGCCAAAACTCAACAATCTCACTCCAAGCATAGAGTCCACTGCCTTGAAACTAATGGAAGAGGCCGGGGAATTGGCTCAGGCCATAGGTAAATTCAGGGGCTTGAACGGCGAAAGGGTGGATATGAGCGAAAAAGAGGTTATAGACCGCATATCAACTGAACTCTTAGATGTGGCACAGGTAGCTGTCTCCATGATGTTTGTCATGGAAGAGACATACGGGATAAACATTGAGGAAAAACTTGAAGAGCACATAGATAAACTCAAGAGAAAGGGATATATAAAATAA
- the trxB gene encoding thioredoxin-disulfide reductase yields MYDVIIIGGGPAGLTAGLYSGRANLKTLIIEKKALGGQAATTYNIENYPGYLSISGPDLAMKMEEQVKKYSVDITYGEITSVDFNSSPKKVTVGDKQYEARTVILAMGAYPRELGIESEQRLRGMGVSYCATCDGAFFNGRTVAVVGGGNTAVEDAVFLTRYAEKVYLIHRRNELRATKAEQERAFKNPKIEFIWDSVIEEIKGNEFVEGAIVKNLKTGETKELKLDGIFVAIGNVPDTAFVKGVIELDENGYILTDEEMRTNIPGVFAAGDVRRKSVRQLVTAMSDGAIASINAEKYLSELGK; encoded by the coding sequence GTGTATGATGTGATAATAATAGGTGGGGGGCCTGCAGGGCTTACTGCCGGTCTCTATTCAGGTAGGGCGAACTTAAAAACCCTTATAATTGAGAAGAAGGCACTGGGTGGTCAGGCTGCGACCACATATAACATTGAAAATTATCCGGGGTATCTGTCTATTTCAGGACCTGACCTTGCAATGAAAATGGAAGAACAGGTGAAGAAATATAGTGTTGATATAACATATGGTGAAATAACTTCAGTGGATTTTAATTCCAGTCCTAAGAAAGTTACTGTTGGAGATAAACAGTATGAAGCCAGGACGGTCATCCTGGCTATGGGTGCATATCCGAGGGAGTTAGGCATTGAAAGCGAACAACGTCTCAGGGGTATGGGGGTGTCGTATTGTGCCACATGTGATGGTGCCTTTTTCAATGGCAGGACAGTTGCAGTGGTGGGAGGTGGCAATACGGCAGTAGAGGATGCCGTTTTTTTGACCAGGTATGCAGAAAAGGTATATTTAATACACAGGAGAAATGAGCTTAGGGCTACAAAGGCAGAACAGGAGAGGGCTTTTAAGAATCCAAAGATTGAATTTATATGGGACAGCGTGATAGAAGAAATAAAAGGGAATGAGTTTGTAGAAGGAGCAATTGTAAAAAATTTAAAAACCGGTGAGACAAAAGAACTAAAACTGGACGGCATATTTGTAGCTATCGGCAATGTACCTGATACTGCATTTGTTAAGGGAGTTATTGAGCTTGATGAAAATGGATATATATTGACGGATGAAGAGATGAGGACAAATATACCTGGTGTCTTCGCAGCTGGAGATGTAAGAAGAAAAAGTGTAAGGCAGCTGGTGACTGCTATGTCGGATGGGGCAATAGCTTCAATAAATGCAGAAAAATACCTGTCTGAATTAGGAAAATGA
- a CDS encoding PTS lactose/cellobiose transporter subunit IIA, with protein MDLEQIIYNLVLHGGNARGEAYEALDAAEGGNFDEAERHLEKADEEFYAGHEYQNMLVQGESSETPNFLVIHAQDQLMTALAEKNLIKRMIELYKRIDKLEKKIPG; from the coding sequence ATGGATTTAGAACAGATAATATACAACCTGGTGCTTCACGGAGGCAATGCACGGGGTGAGGCCTATGAAGCATTGGACGCTGCGGAAGGTGGCAATTTCGATGAGGCTGAAAGACACCTGGAAAAAGCCGACGAAGAGTTTTATGCAGGTCATGAATACCAGAACATGCTGGTACAGGGTGAATCGAGCGAAACACCTAATTTCCTTGTAATACACGCTCAGGACCAGCTTATGACGGCGCTGGCTGAAAAAAATCTTATAAAGAGAATGATTGAACTGTATAAGAGGATAGATAAGTTGGAGAAAAAAATCCCGGGATAA
- a CDS encoding PTS sugar transporter subunit IIC → MDGDRLNNNRFMKWMEESLMPVLANIAQNVYLQAIRDAFSSFALPVILTGAIFLIIANPPTGLNWGPINAWANAIKPIMGQIMIPFNLTFGVMALMVAFGTAYSLAARWDQDEAITGLISMLAFLITSFPAEDITKVSFGDALNYLGGQGLFIAIIVGIVTAIVVRFFNQRGLVIKMPEGVPPYVVRSFMALVPMFVMIVLAWSAEWIVWANYHITLPQLVIDLFKPLVSASNSYPAALAEIILMMLLWSLGIHGMNVVSSIAYPFWMNQLAANAQAAAAGQPLPGIVTEPFFHVFTHLGGSGTTWPLVIMFLLSASAQLKAIGRAAFVPAIFNINEPVIFGAPIVLNPILMIPFMVAPAVVVTINYIAFAANIVARPLLQLPFTVPVFFSGFISSGGDWKAIVLQLVDLLVAGLIYYPFFKMYEAQLLKTEKATKQ, encoded by the coding sequence ATGGATGGAGATAGGCTAAATAATAACAGGTTTATGAAATGGATGGAAGAATCATTAATGCCTGTTCTGGCTAATATAGCTCAGAACGTATATCTTCAGGCAATACGTGATGCATTCAGCAGTTTTGCACTGCCGGTAATACTTACCGGTGCAATATTTCTTATAATAGCTAACCCGCCTACAGGCTTAAATTGGGGGCCGATAAACGCATGGGCCAATGCCATAAAACCAATTATGGGGCAGATTATGATACCATTTAACCTTACATTTGGTGTAATGGCACTTATGGTTGCATTTGGTACTGCGTACAGCCTGGCCGCACGTTGGGATCAGGACGAGGCTATAACGGGTTTAATATCCATGCTGGCCTTCTTGATAACCAGTTTCCCAGCGGAGGACATCACAAAGGTTAGTTTTGGTGACGCCCTGAATTATCTTGGTGGTCAAGGTCTTTTTATTGCAATAATTGTTGGCATAGTAACAGCTATTGTGGTGAGGTTTTTCAACCAGAGAGGTCTGGTAATAAAAATGCCTGAGGGGGTGCCACCCTATGTTGTTAGAAGCTTCATGGCTTTGGTACCTATGTTTGTTATGATTGTACTGGCATGGAGCGCTGAATGGATTGTATGGGCTAACTATCATATCACCTTGCCTCAGCTTGTTATAGACCTGTTTAAACCGTTGGTATCAGCGTCTAACAGTTATCCTGCAGCTCTGGCGGAGATAATCCTCATGATGCTTTTATGGTCGTTGGGTATCCATGGAATGAATGTGGTTTCTTCCATAGCTTATCCATTCTGGATGAATCAGCTTGCAGCCAATGCGCAAGCTGCTGCTGCAGGTCAGCCTCTTCCAGGAATAGTAACGGAGCCGTTTTTCCATGTGTTTACACATCTTGGTGGTTCAGGTACGACATGGCCTTTGGTTATAATGTTTTTACTGTCAGCATCGGCACAGCTTAAAGCTATTGGCAGGGCAGCCTTTGTTCCAGCTATATTCAATATAAATGAACCTGTAATATTTGGTGCACCAATTGTATTAAACCCAATTTTGATGATACCGTTTATGGTTGCACCGGCTGTAGTGGTAACAATAAATTATATCGCATTTGCCGCAAATATTGTGGCCAGGCCACTTCTGCAGCTCCCATTTACTGTGCCGGTATTTTTCAGTGGTTTTATATCCAGCGGAGGCGACTGGAAAGCCATAGTTTTGCAGCTTGTAGACTTACTTGTTGCCGGGCTGATATACTATCCCTTCTTTAAGATGTACGAAGCACAGCTTCTAAAGACTGAGAAAGCAACAAAACAATGA
- a CDS encoding ferritin-like domain-containing protein — protein MEKELNVIKFAMSMELEGESFYSNYSKSVKNPGAKDLFEQLTKMEEAHYKYLKAQYDNLSNGKQVDKPVSDFESPELFNKRMEQQGTASSSFETSTSDITLLRMAYLIENDFMDFYKKAAENVDDAGVKNLFLSLAEWEKGHREALEKQYKEIFESNWYNMGFYPF, from the coding sequence ATGGAAAAAGAATTAAATGTTATTAAATTTGCCATGAGTATGGAACTGGAAGGTGAATCCTTTTATAGCAACTATTCCAAGAGTGTTAAAAATCCAGGTGCTAAAGACCTGTTTGAACAGCTTACAAAGATGGAAGAGGCACATTACAAATATCTAAAAGCTCAGTATGATAACCTCTCCAATGGTAAGCAGGTAGACAAGCCAGTTAGCGATTTTGAGAGTCCGGAGCTATTCAATAAGAGAATGGAACAGCAAGGTACGGCATCATCTTCTTTTGAAACCAGCACCTCTGATATAACGCTTTTAAGGATGGCCTACCTAATAGAAAATGACTTTATGGACTTTTATAAAAAGGCTGCAGAAAATGTTGACGATGCCGGTGTGAAAAACCTGTTTTTAAGTCTGGCTGAATGGGAAAAAGGCCATAGGGAAGCCTTAGAAAAGCAATATAAAGAGATATTTGAATCAAACTGGTATAACATGGGGTTTTATCCATTTTAA